In the Streptomyces spororaveus genome, TCAGCGCGCCGGGCCTGGCGGCGCCGGCGCCCGCGTCGGCGCCGTGGCCCACATGCCCGCCGTGGCCGCCCGAGGCGCCCATCCAGGACATCGGCGCCTCGCCGGCCACCACCTTCGGCAGCCCCCACAGGTCGAGCCAGCCGAGCAGCATGCCCCGCTGGTTGGCCTGGGTGTTGGCGATGTCGTAGGCGAGGGTGCGTACCGGCTCGTCCTGGGTGCGGTCGCGCACGATGAAGGACATCTCCACCGCCTGCTGGTGGTGCACCGCCATGTCCCGGGCGAATCCCGCGTCCGGCGACTTCAGCCCCGGCGTACGGGGTCCGGCCGCCGGCACGCCGGGACCGGCGGAACCGCCGCCGTTCGCGGCGGCGACCGTGGCGGCCGCCGCGAACAGCAGGGCCAGCAGGACGGCGGTGCCCGCCACCCAGTACGTACGGGGGACGGGGCGGACCGGGCCCGTCGCGCGGCTCACTTGCCGGCCAGCCCGCTCGTGCAGGCCGCGCCCGGCTCCGGGGTCTGCTCGCCCTGCACGTACTTCGTGAAGAACTGCGACACCCGCGGGTCGTCCGCGCTGTCCACGGTCAGCTGCTTGCCCCATGCGCTGAGCGTGATCGGGCCGGTCTGCTCCTTGACCGGGCTCATCAGCGTGTACGGGGTCTTGCCGACGGTCGCGGCGAGCTTGTCCACGTCGGCCTTGAGGGCCTTCTCGTTGTACGTCACCCAGACCGCGCCGTGCTCCAGTGAGTGCACGGCGTTCACCTCCGGCACCGGGTTCGTGTAGACGTCACCGTTGCAGTTCATCCAGCGGGGGTGGTGGTCGCCGCCGACCGGCGGGTTCATCTCGTACTTCACCGGGGTCTCGACGTGATTGCGGCCGAGCTTCTTCACGTCCCAGAGCTGCTCGCCCTCGACCGGCTGCTTGCGGATCTCCTCGGCCTCCTTGCGGATCTTCTCCGCGGCCGCCTCCTTGCGCTGCTCGGCCTGCTTCTGGTCGATCAGCACCCAGGCGCCGAAGCCGACGAGGCCGACGACGACGGCCGACGCGGCCGTGATGGCGATGGCCTTGTTGCGCCGCTCCCGGATCTGGTCGGCGCGCCGCATCTCGGCTATGCGCGCCTGGCGGGAGTGCGGGTCGGTGTGCTGGTTGGTCCTGCCGGAATTGCTGGCCATGTGCCCTGGTTCCTTCTGCTGAGGGGGGTGGATGAACGCGAAACCGAACCGGACCGCTCAGGTCCGCAGCACCTGGAGGGCATACAGGTCGGGGGCGGGCGGCGGAGCCCCGTAGAGCCGGATCCGCGACACCCCGGAGGCCGTCGCGGCGGGCGCCGGCGCGCCCATGGGACCGGTCACGGCGGGCGGCGGCACGGGCAGCACACCCGGGGTGACGCGCGTGAGCGGCGAGCAGCCGGGCAGGTCGTACGGAGACACGCAGACGACGTGCGCCTGCGCCCCGGCCTGCGGCTGTTCCCGCACGGCCACCGGTACCGCCACCGGTACCCGCGTGTCCGGCAGCGGAACGTGCGACTCGCCCGGACGCGCGCACAGCAGCAGCGCCCCGGCCAGCACCCCGAAGACGATCAGCAGGACGGCACGCCGAAGTCCGGGACGTCCGCGACGCCCCGGCTGCGTGTGCTGCCGGCCCCCCATGGGCGCAGATGGTAATGCTCATGACCGGCCCCCGGTCAGTGCGGGGGTGCCACCAGCTTTCCCGGGTGCGTAATGTGGCGGAAACCACGACTGGCGATACTTGGCGCGCCCGACTGTGCGCCGACTGTCGAGCGGTGGTGCACAGGCCGTCTGAACTGCGAGGATGAAGGCATGGACAAGCAGCAGGAATTCGTCCTCCGGACGCTTGAGGAGCGCGACATCCGCTTCGTGCGCCTGTGGTTCACCGACGTACTGGGCTTCCTGAAGTCCGTCGCGGTCGCGCCCGCGGAGCTGGAGCAGGCCTTCGACGAGGGCATCGGGTTCGACGGCTCCGCGATCGAGGGCTTCGCCCGGGTCTACGAGTCCGACATGATCGCCAAGCCGGACCCGAGCACGTTCCAGATACTGCCGTGGCGCGCGGAGGCCCCCGGGACCGCCCGGATGTTCTGCGACATCCTGATGCCGGACGGCTCGCCGTCCTTCGCGGACCCGCGGTACGTCCTCAAGCGCATCCTGAACAAGACCTCCGACCTGGGCTTCACCTTCTACACCCACCCGGAGATCGAGTTCTTCCTGCTGAAGGACAAGCCGCTGGACGGCACCCGCCCGGTGCCGGCCGACAACTCCGGCTACTTCGACCACACCCCGCAGAACGTGGGCATGGACTTCCGCCGCCAGGCGATCACCATGCTCGAATCCATGGGCATCTCGGTGGAGTTCAGCCACCACGAGGGTGCCCCCGGCCAGCAGGAGATCGACCTCCGCTACGCCGACGCGCTCTCCACGGCCGACAACATCATGACCTTCCGCCTGGTCATGAAGCAGGTGGCCCTCGAGCAGGGCGTGCAGGCCACTTTCATGCCGAAGCCGTTCTCGGAGTACCCCGGCTCGGGCATGCACACCCACCTCTCCCTCTTCGAGGGCGACCGCAACGCCTTCTACGAGTCGGGCGCCGAGTACCAGCTCTCCAAGGTCGGCCGCTCCTTCATCGCGGGCCTCCTGCGCCACGCGGCCGAGACCGCGGCGGTCACCAACCAGTGGGTCAACTCCTACAAGCGCATCTGGGGCGGCTCCTCCCGCAGCGCCGGCGCGGGCGGCGAGGCCCCCTCGTACATCTGCTGGGGCCACAACAACCGCTCGGCGCTGATCCGCGTCCCGATGTACAAGCCGGGCAAGACGGGCTCCTCGCGCGTCGAGGTCCGCTCGATCGACTCGGGCGCGAACCCGTACCTCACCTACGCCGTCCTCCTGGCGGCCGGCCTCAAGGGCATCGAGGAGGGCTACGAACTGCCGGCGGGCGCCGACGACGACGTCTGGGCCCTCTCCGACGCCGAACGCCGCGCGATGGGCATCGAACCCCTCCCGCAGAACCTCGGCGAGGCCATCTCCCTGATGGAGCGCAGCGAACTCGTCGCCGAAACCCTGGGCGAGCACGTCTTCGACTTCTTCCTGCGCAACAAGAAGCAGGAGTGGGAGGAGTACCGCTCGGAGGTCACGGCCTTCGAACTCCGCAAGAACCTCCCGGTCCTGTAGAGGCAGTTCCGGGCCCCCGACGGGGGCCCGGACCCGTCCCGCCATAGGGGGCCTACCGGGCCCGGGCGGCGGGTGTCAGTGGACCGCGCGGTGCCAGGTGGGGTGGTTGGGGGTGCCGGGGGTCGTCGTCGTGTGGAGTTCGGCGTCCAGGCCCAGGACCGCCGTCGTGGTGGTGCCCGAGGGTTCGAGGACGGCGGACGGGGCGCCCGCGAAGAGCATGCGGGACTCGGTCCACGCCGGGGGGCCGCCGAGGCCCGTGGTGCCGACCGTGCCGCTGTCCGCGCGGCCCACGATGAGGCGGCCCGCGGTGCCGACCGCGCCGTAGCCGGCGCGGCCGCCCGCCTCGGTGACGCTGGAGACGTGGGGCCGGACCGAGGGGCCCGCCGTGACCAGGGCGGTGCGCACGACCCCCGAGTCCGGGCGGCGGAAGAAGAGGCGGATGCCCGCGCCCTCCGGGGAGGCCGAGAGGGGGACCGTGGTGGCCGGCAGGCCCGTCGGTGCCGGGCCGAGCAGCGGGGTGTCCGGGGTGCGCTGGGTCCAGGCCAGGACGGACGTGGTGGTGGTCGCGTACACGTGGCGCCGCCCCGCCGCGTCGGTCGCCGTCACCGGATCGCCCTGCAGGTCCTCGCCGCCGAGCCGCTCCCACGGCGAGAAGCCGCCGCCGGGCTCCTGGGTGCTCGCGCGCAGGGTGCGGCGCGAGTCGCGGAGGTAGACCGTGAGGAGGCCCCGCGCGTCCACGGCCACCGCGGGGGCGCTGATCGCCGAGGTGCCCTCGTCGTCGGTGCGCTCCGGGGTACCGAGCGACTGCCACGGGCCGAAGGGGCCGTCGGGCACGGACTGGACGGCGTACACGACCTCGCGCCGGTACTCCGCGGGCGCGGGGCCGAGGGTGGTGCGGGTGGCGAGGACGGCGATGCGGCCGCCGGGCAGGCGGGCGGCGGTGGCGCCCGGGTCGATGCCCGTCCCCGGGAGGAACATCGGGCCCGCCCAGTCACCGCCGGGGGTGCGCGTCCAGTACGCGGTCCGGCCGTCCAGCGTGGCGAAGGCCCACAGCCGGCCGGGGCTTCCCTCCGTCAGCCAGGAGGTGTGGTCGGCGCGGGTGTAGCGCAGCGACTGGGCCCAGTTGCGCCCGGTCGGGTTGCCCGCGACCTTGCGGTCGCCGCAGCCCGACGGGCTGCCGCAGTAGTCCTGGCGGTCCTGCCAGGCGTAGGTCTTCAGGAAGCCGGTCTTGGCCTCGGCGGTCTGCGGGTCCAGCGCGTGCGGGAGGGTGCTGTTGTGGTAGCCGAGGTAGTTCTGGACCGTGAAGTGCGGGCGCCTGCTGACCCGGTCGGCGTAGGCGGCGGTGGCGGCCTGCACGAAGCGGGCGCCGTACATGTGGTCCTGGTGATCGGTGTACCGGCCGGTCCCGTTCTCGCCGTACCGGTTCGGCGTCGGGTCCTGCATGCGTATCGTCGTCGGCCGGTACTGCTCCAGGACCCCGGCTATCGTCTCGACGAGCTGGTCCTTCGTGTACGTGAACGGCTGCTTGACCGGGGTGCCGGAGGTGAGCTGGGAGTCCAGCGCGGGTATCCGCCCGTTCCACAGGCCGCGCAGGCTCTCGGGGGTGTCCTCGCCGGTGGTGCGGGCCTCGCGCAGCATCAACCACACCAGGTTGACCTGCGGTTTCGCTATGAGGACGTCGATTTCGGCCCGGCCGCCCCCGGCGGTGGGGAAGACCGTGCGCTTCCACGCGCTGGTGCGGTCCCCGGTGGCCATCTGCGCGTACGCGGAGCGGATGCCGTTCTGCCGGGCCTCCGCGTAGTGGGCGCGGTCGGCGGGCTGTTCGGGGTCCGTGGCGGCGCCGCCGCGGGCCTGGTTGCGGCCGTCGGACTCGCCGGAGGTGAGGTAGGCGGTGGTGACCTGGGTGCCGGACAGCAGGGACCGGCTGAGGTCCGGGTTCATGAAGAACAGGTCGTCGTCGGGATGGGCGACGACCTGGACGACCGATCCGGCGGTGACGCTCGCGGGCTGGGCCGCAGCCGGGTTCTTGTCCTGGGTGGCTTCGGCGGTGGTCTGCTGGCCGGTGGCCACGGAGAGCACGCCGGTGGCGCCGGCTGTCAGCACGGTGAGCAGGGCCGCGAAGCGGCGACGGGTCACGGGCATCGGGTCACGCCTCGGGTTCGGTCTCGCTCTGACGGAAGAAAGCCTTGAACAGTCAGAGAGAGGGCGAACCGGCGGACTTGGTTCACCGAACGCGCGGATGTCCGCCGCATTTCTCCAACAAAATACGGACGTTGTCCGTCCGCCTACGGTGCGGAGGGGTACGGAGGCGCGTTGCGCGGGCCCACCGGCTGCCACGGCGCCAGGTGCGCGTTCGGCGTGTCCGCCGAGGAGGTCACGTACAGCCGCGCGTCGAGCCCCACCACCGCCAGGCTGACCAGGTTCCTGCCGGTCATCGTGGAGGAGGGCGCGCCGACGAACATCAGCGGGGACCGTTCCCACGGCCCGCCCGGCCCGGCCTCCGAGCCCAGTTGCCCGCCCGCGGTGCGGCCCGCCAGCACGTGCCCGCTCGCCGTCACCGAGCCGAAGCCCTGGAGGCCGCCGAGGTCGGTCATCTGGCTCACCTTCAGCCCGCCCTCACCCGTGACGAGGGCGGTGCGGACATTGCCGGAGCCGGGCTTGCGGAACCACAGCCGTACGCCGCCCTCGCGCCCGTCCGCGGTCAGCGGGAGCGTGGTGTCCGGCAGCCCGGTGGCCGTGACCTGGCCCAGCGGGGCGCCCGGCTTGGGCTGCACCCAGCCCACCACCGACTTGGAGGTGGCGCAGAACACCATGCGCCGCCCGGCGCCGTCGGTCGCGGTGGCCGGGGAGCCGTGCAGGTCGGTGCCGCCGTACTTCTCCCAGGGACCCCAACCGCCGTCCGCGCGCTGCACCCGGCCGCGCAGGCTGTTCGCGCCGTCGCGGACGTACGCCGCCAACTGGCCGCTGCCGTCGACCGATACGGCCGGGGCGCTGATGTCGGAAGTCCAGGTCTCGTCGGCGCTCTCGGGGGTGCCGAGCGACTGCCACTCCGTGAACTCCCCGGACCCCGGCTGCTTCTGGACGGCGTGGACGACCTCGCGCCGGTAGTCGGCGGGCTTCGCGCCGAAGGAAGTGCGGGTGCCGAAGGCGGCTATCCGGCCGTCCGGCAGGGTCACGGTGCTGACGCCCGGGTCCATGCCGGTGCCGGGAAGCAGGTCCGGGCCCTTCCAGCGGCCGACGGGACCGGCCCGGTGCCAGACGGCCACCTGGCCGTCGAGCACCTTGAAGGCCCACAGCCCGAGCTCCGCGTCGGAGGTCAGCCAGCTGGTGCTGGTACCGCGGGCGTAGTTGATGGAGTCCGACCACCGGTTGCCGCCGGGCTGGTCGGAGACCTTGAGGTCGCCGCAGCCGGCCGGGCTGTTGCAGTGGTTCTGCTGGTCGAGCCAGGCGTAGGTGCCCAGGATGTCCAGCTTCTCCCTGGCCTCGTCCGGGTCCAGGGCGCTGGGCAGCGAGCCGTTGATGTAGCCGGCGTAGTTCTGCACCGCGAAGTGCGGGCGGTCCGTGACGTCCTTGGCGTAGGCGGCGGTGGCCAGCTGGACGAACCGGGCACCGTAGAAGTGGTCCTGGTGGTCGGTGTACCGCTTGGTGTCGGCATACCGGCCGGGGGTCGGGTCCTGCGAGCGGACGGTGGTCGGCCGGTACTGCTCCAGGATGCCGACGAGGGTCTGGACGACCTGGTCCTTGGAGTACGCGAACTTCTGCGTGACCGGGGTGCCGGACGCGAGCATGGAGTCCAGGCGGGCGACCTTGCCGTCCCACAGGCCGTGCAGGCTCTCCGGGACGCTGTCGTAGACGGTGCCGGCCTCGCGGAGCTGCAGCCAGACGAGGTTGACGTGGGGTTTGGCGACGAGGACGTCGACCTCGGCGAAACCGCCGCCCTTGGTCGGTACGACGGTGCGCGTCCAGGGGCTGCCCCGGTCGCCGGTGGCCATCTTGGCGTAGGCGGCGCGGATGCCGTTCTGGCGGGCCTCGGCGTAGGCGGGCTTGTCGGGCTTGGTGGTGGCCGCCTTGGCGGAGCCGGCGTTGATGCCGTCGGCCTCGCCGGAGGTCAGGTAGACCGAGGTGACGGGGTGGCCGGTGGCTATGGAGTACCGCAGGTCCGGGTTCATGAAGTACAGGTCGTCGTCGGGGTGCGCGACGACCTGGAGCACCCGGCCGGGGTCGGGCGGCTCGGGGGCGGGGGTGGGCGTGCCGGCCGCCTTGTCGGGGGTCGCGGGGGAGCCCAGGCGGTCGAGGATCTCGTTGCCGCGGAGCAGGAGCATGCTGCCGGCGGCGGTGACCACGCAGAAGGCGACGACCTTGACGAGGCCGGCCCGGCGACGGCGCGCCCGGCCCTTGCCGCGGGCCCGGCGGCGGCGACCGGGGGCTTGGGCATCGGGGGCATCGGGGGCATCGGGCGCGTCGGGGGTTTCGGGGCGCTCGGGCGGGGCGACGGGGTCGGCCACCGGAAGCGGTCCTGCCGGTCCTGCCGGTCCTGCCGGTCCTGCCGGTCCGGCCGGTTCGGTCGAGTCGGCCGGTTCGATCGGCTCGGCCAAGTCGGCCTGCGTCGTGGCCTGGTGGACCTGGTGGAGCCGGCGGGCCTGCTCGGGCGGGTGCGCGTACGGCTGCGGGTGGCCCTGGTGCGCCGGTTGCGTCGAATACTGCGGTTGCTGCCGGTAGCCCTGGTATCCCCGGTGCGCCTGCTCGGAGGGGCGGTCCCGGTCCTCGGGGCCCTGCCAGGAGTCGGACACGTGGCTCCTCCTGGCCGGACGGCGGGGTATACCCCCATGACGCGATAAGTAATCCGATGATCAGATGAACCTTGGCATCGTATGCGTCGAGAGTCGAACATTTGATCCGGACACGCCTAAATCTCCACCGCGGCCCGGGCGGGACTCCGCTCACAGGCACCAGGGCCTAGGCTCAGGAGCAGAGCCCGCCGCACCGGCGAGCAGTGGCACGCAGTGGCAGCGACAACCGCGGGAGGCGGCGGGATGACGGTCCCGGGACGCAGGAGCAGCACCTTCATCCGGCTGCTCCGCAGCGGGTTCACCGACCCCTCCGCCGCCGCCCGGCTGCTGGACACCGACGCGCTCGCGGCCGTACGCACCGATCCCGTGCTGCTCGACGCCCTCGGCGCGACCGCCGACCCCGACCTCGCCCTCCTCGGGCTGGTCCGGCTCGCCGAGGCCCAGCCGGACGGCGAGCTGCCCGGGCTCCTCGACACCCTGGTGAGCGCCAAGCCGCTGCGCGACCGGCTGCTCGGCGTCCTGGGCGCCTCCGAGGCCCTCGGCGACCACCTGGCCCGCCACCCCCGCGACTGGCTCAGCCTCGTCACGTATGAGGCCGCCGACCTGCACCCCGGGCTCGCCGAGTTCGAGCTCGGCCTCGCGGACGCGCACGACCCCGTCGGCCTGCGCGTCGCCTACCGCCGCTGCCTGCTCTCCATCGCCGCCCGCGACGTCTGCGGCACCATCGACGTCTCCCAGACCGCCGCCGAGCTCGCCGACCTCGCCACCGCCACCCTCCGCGCGGCCCTGCGGATCGCCTCCGCCGCCGCCCCCGAGGACGCGGCCCTGTGCCGCCTGGCCGTCATCGCGATGGGCAAGTGCGGCGGCAACGAGCTGAACTACGTCTCCGACGTCGACGTCATCTTCGTCGGCGACGCGGCGCCCGGCGCCGACGAGGCCAAGGCCCTCCAGGCCGCCACGCGCCTCGCCTCCCACCTCATGCGGATCTGCTCGGAGACCACCGTCGAGGGCACCATCTGGCCCGTGGACGCCAACCTCCGCCCCGAGGGCCGCAACGGCCCCCTCGTCCGCACCCTCGCCTCCCACCTGGCCTACTACCAACGCTGGGCCAAGACCTGGGAGTTCCAGGCCCTCCTCAAGGCCCGCGCCGTGGCCGGCGACGAGGCCCTGGGCGCCGAGTACGTCTCCGCCATAAGCCCGCTGGTCTGGCAGGCCGCCGAGCGCGAGAACTTCGTCGCCGACGTCCAGAAGATGCGCCGCCGCGTCGTCGACAACATCCCCGCCGCCCAGGTCGACCGCGAGCTCAAACTCGGCCCCGGCGGCCTGCGCGACGTCGAGTTCGCCGTCCAGCTGCTCCAGCTCGTGCACGGCCGCAGCGACGCCACCCTGCACTCCGGCAGCACCCTCGACGCCCTGCACGCCCTCGCCGCCGGCGGCTACGTCGGCCGCGCCGACGCCGCCCAACTGCACGACGCGTACCGCTTCCTGCGCGCCATGGAGCACCGGATCCAGCTCTACCGGCTGCGCCGCACCCACCTCGTCCCCGAGGACGAGAACGACCTGCGGCGCCTCGGCCGCTCCATGGGCCTGCGCACCGAACCCGTCGCCGAGCTCAACAAGGCCTGGCGCCGGCACGCCTCCGTGGTCCGGCGCCTGCACGAGAAGCTCTTCTACCGGCCGCTGCTCGACGCCGTCGCCCAGCTCGCCCCGG is a window encoding:
- a CDS encoding DUF305 domain-containing protein, with amino-acid sequence MSRATGPVRPVPRTYWVAGTAVLLALLFAAAATVAAANGGGSAGPGVPAAGPRTPGLKSPDAGFARDMAVHHQQAVEMSFIVRDRTQDEPVRTLAYDIANTQANQRGMLLGWLDLWGLPKVVAGEAPMSWMGASGGHGGHVGHGADAGAGAARPGALMPGMATREELDQLGAASGRDAEVLFLQLMTDHHKGGVAMAEGCAQQCETPVERELAQGMVDAQRSELTLMADMLRQRGAAPRG
- a CDS encoding DUF3105 domain-containing protein gives rise to the protein MASNSGRTNQHTDPHSRQARIAEMRRADQIRERRNKAIAITAASAVVVGLVGFGAWVLIDQKQAEQRKEAAAEKIRKEAEEIRKQPVEGEQLWDVKKLGRNHVETPVKYEMNPPVGGDHHPRWMNCNGDVYTNPVPEVNAVHSLEHGAVWVTYNEKALKADVDKLAATVGKTPYTLMSPVKEQTGPITLSAWGKQLTVDSADDPRVSQFFTKYVQGEQTPEPGAACTSGLAGK
- a CDS encoding glutamine synthetase family protein, which encodes MDKQQEFVLRTLEERDIRFVRLWFTDVLGFLKSVAVAPAELEQAFDEGIGFDGSAIEGFARVYESDMIAKPDPSTFQILPWRAEAPGTARMFCDILMPDGSPSFADPRYVLKRILNKTSDLGFTFYTHPEIEFFLLKDKPLDGTRPVPADNSGYFDHTPQNVGMDFRRQAITMLESMGISVEFSHHEGAPGQQEIDLRYADALSTADNIMTFRLVMKQVALEQGVQATFMPKPFSEYPGSGMHTHLSLFEGDRNAFYESGAEYQLSKVGRSFIAGLLRHAAETAAVTNQWVNSYKRIWGGSSRSAGAGGEAPSYICWGHNNRSALIRVPMYKPGKTGSSRVEVRSIDSGANPYLTYAVLLAAGLKGIEEGYELPAGADDDVWALSDAERRAMGIEPLPQNLGEAISLMERSELVAETLGEHVFDFFLRNKKQEWEEYRSEVTAFELRKNLPVL
- a CDS encoding PIG-L family deacetylase, encoding MPVTRRRFAALLTVLTAGATGVLSVATGQQTTAEATQDKNPAAAQPASVTAGSVVQVVAHPDDDLFFMNPDLSRSLLSGTQVTTAYLTSGESDGRNQARGGAATDPEQPADRAHYAEARQNGIRSAYAQMATGDRTSAWKRTVFPTAGGGRAEIDVLIAKPQVNLVWLMLREARTTGEDTPESLRGLWNGRIPALDSQLTSGTPVKQPFTYTKDQLVETIAGVLEQYRPTTIRMQDPTPNRYGENGTGRYTDHQDHMYGARFVQAATAAYADRVSRRPHFTVQNYLGYHNSTLPHALDPQTAEAKTGFLKTYAWQDRQDYCGSPSGCGDRKVAGNPTGRNWAQSLRYTRADHTSWLTEGSPGRLWAFATLDGRTAYWTRTPGGDWAGPMFLPGTGIDPGATAARLPGGRIAVLATRTTLGPAPAEYRREVVYAVQSVPDGPFGPWQSLGTPERTDDEGTSAISAPAVAVDARGLLTVYLRDSRRTLRASTQEPGGGFSPWERLGGEDLQGDPVTATDAAGRRHVYATTTTSVLAWTQRTPDTPLLGPAPTGLPATTVPLSASPEGAGIRLFFRRPDSGVVRTALVTAGPSVRPHVSSVTEAGGRAGYGAVGTAGRLIVGRADSGTVGTTGLGGPPAWTESRMLFAGAPSAVLEPSGTTTTAVLGLDAELHTTTTPGTPNHPTWHRAVH
- a CDS encoding PIG-L family deacetylase, which translates into the protein MSDSWQGPEDRDRPSEQAHRGYQGYRQQPQYSTQPAHQGHPQPYAHPPEQARRLHQVHQATTQADLAEPIEPADSTEPAGPAGPAGPAGPAGPLPVADPVAPPERPETPDAPDAPDAPDAQAPGRRRRARGKGRARRRRAGLVKVVAFCVVTAAGSMLLLRGNEILDRLGSPATPDKAAGTPTPAPEPPDPGRVLQVVAHPDDDLYFMNPDLRYSIATGHPVTSVYLTSGEADGINAGSAKAATTKPDKPAYAEARQNGIRAAYAKMATGDRGSPWTRTVVPTKGGGFAEVDVLVAKPHVNLVWLQLREAGTVYDSVPESLHGLWDGKVARLDSMLASGTPVTQKFAYSKDQVVQTLVGILEQYRPTTVRSQDPTPGRYADTKRYTDHQDHFYGARFVQLATAAYAKDVTDRPHFAVQNYAGYINGSLPSALDPDEAREKLDILGTYAWLDQQNHCNSPAGCGDLKVSDQPGGNRWSDSINYARGTSTSWLTSDAELGLWAFKVLDGQVAVWHRAGPVGRWKGPDLLPGTGMDPGVSTVTLPDGRIAAFGTRTSFGAKPADYRREVVHAVQKQPGSGEFTEWQSLGTPESADETWTSDISAPAVSVDGSGQLAAYVRDGANSLRGRVQRADGGWGPWEKYGGTDLHGSPATATDGAGRRMVFCATSKSVVGWVQPKPGAPLGQVTATGLPDTTLPLTADGREGGVRLWFRKPGSGNVRTALVTGEGGLKVSQMTDLGGLQGFGSVTASGHVLAGRTAGGQLGSEAGPGGPWERSPLMFVGAPSSTMTGRNLVSLAVVGLDARLYVTSSADTPNAHLAPWQPVGPRNAPPYPSAP